From Coleofasciculus sp. FACHB-1120:
GCCCTTTGGACGCCCCGTTTATCCTTCAGACATTGTCACCTTATTCCAGCAAATTCCAGGCGTTCGCTATTTAGGTGTGGTGCAGCTGTTTGAGTTGCGTCAGCAGGAACAAACCTGGATACGGACACTGCCTCAAAACCCCGTCATCGATCCCGGTCCTTTAGGGCTAGTCTGTTCCTGGCTGAACAGTCGCCTGCGCTCTGGTCATGTTGTCAACTTGATTCAATAAAGGACTGAGGGGTGCAGGACTGTTAGCGAAGCGGTGCGAAGCCCGGATTAAGTGCAAGCGTGAAGAGAATGAGAAAGTAGTATCAGTTCCTCTAGTTTTTTGACTGCTAACTTCTGGCTTTTCACTTTCTGATTCCTCACTCACTCCTCATCCCTTACTCCTGATTTTCAGCACTTACCACTGACTATGACTCAAAGCACCTCGCACGGTAAAATCTTACACCTGACACTCACCCCCATGCAGCTTGCCGAGGCAGTTCAGCCAGTGGGGGCGAGTAGCACTGCCAATGCGCTGGCACTGAGTGGCAGTGTAAGTACCGAGGGCATGACGAGCAATCAATTGCTTGTGTATCCTGGCGAACCCAGTGAAATGGTGGTGCAGCTAAAAAACCTGGGAACCCGAATTCTACAGGTGAACCTGCAACTTGAGGGCAACTTTCCCAGCCATTGGTATCGCATTGGGATGGAGGGTCATGAAATTGCCCCAGGTCAGCAGATGGATGCGGTGTTATATTTCCAAATTCCAGCCAACTTCTTTGAAAATAACCAGTCTTTAGAGTCGGGTGGAACCCTAGTCGTCGATTATCATAGCCGCCTTCATGTGTACTATACAGAGCAAGGAGGCACGGGCGGGCTTGTCACACCAGCCAGACAACTGATCGAATCCGCAGCCTTCAACCTCTATATCCGTCCCCGCAGTCTCTACCTAGATTTCTTACCCAGTCTCTATCGGGAAGTAGACTTTATTGGTCGCTTTTTGAAGATTTTTGAGGAGACTTTTGAACCCGCAGTGCAGTCGATGGATCTCCTGTGGGCTTATTTAGATCCGTTAACTGCGCCAGCGACGCTGTTACCCTTTCTTGCCCACTGGGTAGCATGGCCGATGGACGCCCGTTGGAGTCTAAATCGGCAGCGATATCTAATTCGTCAGGCGGTAGAACTTTATCGCTGGCGAGGAACGCGACGAGGGTTGCGGCTCTATCTACATCTGTATACAGACTTGCCCCTAGACGACCATCTACCTGAAGAAGCTGATAAGCACATTAGTATTGAAGAAATTTTTGGTCAAGGTTTCCTGTTAGGAGAAACGCGCCTTGGCGAAGACTCCATGCTGGGCGGTGGGCGTCCCTATCACTTCATCGTGCGCCTGCGACCTGACCGACCAGGTCAAGTCGATGAAGGATTGGTGCGGCACATCATCGACCAGGAAAAACCGGCTTTCTGCACTTACGATCTTGATATTGCAGAGGTAATTGGTAGTGGGTAATCGGAATAAAAAAGCAATTAGTCATTAACAATTAGCAATCTTTCAAATAGCCATTAACAATTATGTTTCCTCCACCACCAACTAATCCTTTAGAACGTCTCCAAGTTACTGATGGTCTGTTGATGAATGCCGACCGTTGGCGTCGGGCGCATGAGTACCACCGACAGAGACAGAATATCCATTACCAGTCTCTTAACCAGCCAGGAATTGTCTGCGGTTTGGGCGTGCGCTTGATCGCAGCACCAGCGGAAGTCGCGCCGCAATTTCGGGATGGGCGTTGGGTACAAATTCAGCCGGGAATTGCGATTGACGTGGCAGGAAACCCAATTATTGTTTCTGAACCGATTGAATTTCGGGTGTCGGGTGAGACGCTGACAGAGAACCCGCAGATGGTTTATCTATCCATTAGTTATGTAGATCCGGAGAAATTGCGCCGGAAAGAGTCTCGTGAATTTGAAAAGGAAACCTTTCGACTGGATGAAAAGACCACTCCACCGAGTGACATGGAAGTGGAATTGTGCCGAATTTTTCTGCAATCCGAGTCAGAGGAATTAGAGCATCCCAAGGATGTTTTTTTTCCAACTGTTAACAGCTTAGATTTGCGTTATCGAGCGATCGCGCGATCGCGTCCTCAAGCAGTTGTCCGTGTTGCCCAAGTCACGCAGCAGCAACCTGCCGATGGGCGCAGTTTTTCCAATCTTTCGTACTTACTCAATTCGGTTCCTGCACTTTACCCAAGCTTACAGGGAGCGGATCTGATTGGACAAGTTCCCTTTTTGGGTGCCGAAAAGTCTTTGCCGCTTGCCGCTTTAGGCTATGACCTACTTTACTTCACGGGTCGTCAGGCACTCTATCTGAACGATCGAGAATTTGAAGCCCTGAAAAATTATTTAGAGACAGGGGGTATCCTGCTAGTCGATGCTGCCACCGATGCCATAGAACTGATTGAGAGCATCATGGCGATCGCGCAACAACTCGGAACTCCTTTAGAGGATATCAAACGCTTGAGCCGGAATCATCCCTTGCGGACACAGCCTTTCTTGTTTGCAGCCCTACCCACTTTAAATCAACAGCCCATTCAACTCGGCTATGGAGGAGGAATTATCTTAGTCGTTGGCAGTTTGTCAGCAGCGTGGGGATTGGATGACAAGCTTTTACTGCCACGAGAAACGATTCGCACCGCTCAAGAATTGGGAATAAACCTTCTGCATTTCGCATGGC
This genomic window contains:
- a CDS encoding phage tail protein → MTQSTSHGKILHLTLTPMQLAEAVQPVGASSTANALALSGSVSTEGMTSNQLLVYPGEPSEMVVQLKNLGTRILQVNLQLEGNFPSHWYRIGMEGHEIAPGQQMDAVLYFQIPANFFENNQSLESGGTLVVDYHSRLHVYYTEQGGTGGLVTPARQLIESAAFNLYIRPRSLYLDFLPSLYREVDFIGRFLKIFEETFEPAVQSMDLLWAYLDPLTAPATLLPFLAHWVAWPMDARWSLNRQRYLIRQAVELYRWRGTRRGLRLYLHLYTDLPLDDHLPEEADKHISIEEIFGQGFLLGETRLGEDSMLGGGRPYHFIVRLRPDRPGQVDEGLVRHIIDQEKPAFCTYDLDIAEVIGSG
- a CDS encoding DUF4159 domain-containing protein gives rise to the protein MFPPPPTNPLERLQVTDGLLMNADRWRRAHEYHRQRQNIHYQSLNQPGIVCGLGVRLIAAPAEVAPQFRDGRWVQIQPGIAIDVAGNPIIVSEPIEFRVSGETLTENPQMVYLSISYVDPEKLRRKESREFEKETFRLDEKTTPPSDMEVELCRIFLQSESEELEHPKDVFFPTVNSLDLRYRAIARSRPQAVVRVAQVTQQQPADGRSFSNLSYLLNSVPALYPSLQGADLIGQVPFLGAEKSLPLAALGYDLLYFTGRQALYLNDREFEALKNYLETGGILLVDAATDAIELIESIMAIAQQLGTPLEDIKRLSRNHPLRTQPFLFAALPTLNQQPIQLGYGGGIILVVGSLSAAWGLDDKLLLPRETIRTAQELGINLLHFAWRRRQLTQLLRADNPISTVAKPSVKQAIFDKLQF